In a single window of the Lebetimonas sp. JH292 genome:
- a CDS encoding GGDEF domain-containing protein: MEELIEKISEKTINELKKANKPAYPLYYRDVFVNITREEKILDQLNPRLLCIEPNLSEELINKTADTVKNINQTSNNIKEESIKLLEKIEPVEAEEVKSLVIQYSSKLLDQINKMQTKINELEMELDRAYKELLVDPLTKAFNRKAFEKDINEILEAGKNRDLDMALAIVDLDHFKEINDTYGHLVGDFVLKKLVEIVRRLLRKEHKIYRIGGDEFVILLNRTDLKASEIIIERIVKTIEKTKMKYKEHLIDITVSVGLTMHKSGDSIESIVKRADMALYEAKKSRNKYAVEL, translated from the coding sequence ATGGAAGAATTGATTGAAAAAATATCCGAGAAAACGATTAATGAGCTTAAAAAAGCAAATAAACCTGCTTATCCGCTCTATTACAGGGATGTTTTTGTAAATATAACAAGAGAAGAGAAAATATTAGACCAGTTAAACCCGAGACTTTTATGTATTGAGCCAAATCTTAGCGAAGAGCTTATAAACAAAACCGCAGATACGGTAAAAAATATAAATCAAACCTCCAACAATATAAAAGAGGAGTCGATTAAACTGCTTGAAAAAATTGAGCCTGTCGAAGCAGAAGAAGTTAAAAGTCTTGTTATTCAATATTCTTCCAAACTGCTTGATCAGATTAATAAAATGCAAACGAAAATAAATGAACTTGAGATGGAACTTGACAGAGCTTACAAGGAACTTTTGGTTGATCCCCTCACAAAAGCATTTAACAGAAAGGCTTTTGAAAAAGATATAAATGAAATTTTAGAGGCGGGAAAAAACAGGGATTTGGATATGGCTTTGGCTATTGTAGATTTGGACCATTTTAAAGAAATAAACGATACCTACGGGCATTTGGTAGGTGATTTTGTGCTTAAAAAACTTGTGGAAATAGTAAGAAGACTTTTAAGAAAAGAGCATAAAATATACAGAATAGGCGGAGATGAATTTGTAATTTTACTAAACAGAACCGATTTGAAAGCATCGGAAATTATAATTGAAAGAATAGTAAAAACCATAGAAAAAACAAAAATGAAATACAAAGAGCATTTGATAGACATAACCGTATCAGTGGGACTTACAATGCATAAAAGCGGAGACAGTATTGAGAGTATTGTTAAAAGAGCGGACATGGCTTTATATGAAGCAAAAAAAAGCAGAAACAAATATGCGGTAGAGTTATAA
- a CDS encoding CvpA family protein produces MWFDAVIIGITLILAIKGFFNGFVKEIAGLIGLIGGLWLAREYFHSVGIYIDKNLFAIKNYAAIDLVGFIVVFVGFWISIVFIGFLINKILKMSSLGALDKILGFIFAGLKFFLLISVIIALLYKVEFIKEKTHKYIKNSITFPICLKAGEKIINLSPKDLEKLSKNVKISKK; encoded by the coding sequence ATGTGGTTTGATGCGGTAATTATAGGAATAACGCTTATACTGGCGATAAAAGGTTTTTTTAACGGATTTGTAAAAGAAATTGCAGGACTCATTGGATTAATAGGCGGATTATGGCTTGCAAGAGAATATTTCCACAGTGTCGGAATATATATCGATAAAAATCTTTTTGCAATAAAAAATTATGCCGCCATAGATTTGGTGGGTTTTATTGTCGTTTTTGTGGGTTTTTGGATAAGCATTGTTTTTATAGGATTTTTAATTAATAAAATTTTAAAAATGAGCTCTCTTGGAGCTCTTGATAAAATTTTAGGATTTATTTTTGCCGGGCTTAAGTTTTTTTTATTGATAAGTGTAATTATAGCGCTTTTATATAAAGTTGAATTTATTAAAGAAAAAACCCATAAATATATTAAAAACAGCATTACTTTTCCAATATGTTTAAAAGCCGGAGAAAAAATAATAAACCTTTCTCCCAAAGATTTAGAAAAACTTTCTAAAAATGTTAAAATTTCAAAAAAATAA